One Thermoplasma volcanium GSS1 genomic window carries:
- a CDS encoding arsenic transporter: MQDFRFVAAAIVFIFTLILVTVRPWKIDIGYGALIGAFVSIILGISTPADVIKVWNIIWNPTFTFVAIIAMSLVLDYAGFFEYYAIRISKFAGGNGIKLFVFIVILGSLTAAFFANDGAVLVLTPIVLSIMDMTGIGKKGAVAYIMAIGFISDSSSLPFVISNLVNIIGSGYFGISFASYAKVMVIPDIISVVSSLGLLLLYYRKDIPRIYQVESLPNPKNVIKDPLIFKLAFPFMAIVVLAYFLTSFDLVPVSFVAVPAATILIVVARYNHRINTRSIIAEAPWQVVVFSLGMYIVVYGFGDNGLTSVLVHVTKSILLLGNPLSTVLAGLLFGAMAGSMNNLPSVMMGALTISHLNQNSFLIYANVIGNDIGPKFTPIGSLATLLWIYTLQRKHGVQITPIYYMKVGFIIAFPVLVLTLLSLYATIYFGL; the protein is encoded by the coding sequence GTGCAGGATTTTCGATTTGTCGCTGCCGCCATTGTTTTCATATTTACGCTTATTCTAGTAACAGTAAGGCCTTGGAAGATTGATATAGGGTATGGGGCCTTAATAGGTGCTTTCGTATCGATAATCCTAGGGATTTCTACTCCGGCAGACGTCATTAAAGTATGGAACATCATATGGAACCCTACTTTCACTTTCGTGGCGATAATAGCAATGTCTTTAGTTTTAGATTATGCCGGCTTCTTTGAATACTACGCCATAAGGATATCTAAATTTGCAGGAGGCAACGGAATTAAGCTTTTTGTATTTATCGTAATACTTGGATCGCTAACCGCTGCTTTCTTTGCAAACGATGGCGCGGTACTCGTCCTTACTCCAATAGTATTATCGATTATGGATATGACAGGCATTGGCAAGAAAGGCGCAGTAGCCTATATAATGGCCATAGGTTTTATCTCAGATTCTTCAAGCTTGCCCTTTGTCATAAGCAACCTTGTCAATATAATAGGATCAGGTTACTTCGGCATATCCTTCGCCTCATATGCAAAAGTTATGGTCATACCAGATATCATTAGTGTCGTATCTAGCCTCGGGCTTCTCCTTCTTTACTACAGAAAGGATATCCCAAGAATATACCAAGTCGAATCACTCCCTAATCCAAAAAACGTCATTAAAGACCCTCTAATATTCAAACTGGCCTTTCCATTCATGGCGATAGTTGTACTTGCCTACTTCTTGACAAGCTTCGATCTGGTACCTGTTAGCTTCGTAGCTGTGCCTGCAGCTACAATTCTAATAGTTGTAGCAAGGTACAATCATCGCATAAACACAAGATCCATAATAGCTGAGGCCCCATGGCAGGTAGTAGTATTTTCGCTCGGTATGTACATAGTAGTGTACGGCTTCGGAGACAATGGATTGACATCAGTACTAGTGCATGTAACAAAAAGTATACTCCTATTGGGAAATCCGCTTTCCACCGTACTAGCGGGATTGCTCTTTGGCGCTATGGCAGGAAGCATGAACAACCTCCCTTCCGTTATGATGGGGGCTCTCACTATATCACACTTAAATCAAAATTCTTTCCTAATTTATGCCAACGTCATAGGCAATGACATAGGCCCAAAATTTACTCCGATCGGCTCTCTCGCCACTCTGCTCTGGATTTATACATTGCAAAGAAAACATGGCGTGCAAATTACACCAATTTACTATATGAAGGTAGGATTCATAATCGCATTTCCTGTGCTCGTCTTAACCCTACTGTCACTTTATGCTACAATTTATTTTGGGTTATAA
- the gcvH gene encoding glycine cleavage system protein GcvH — MTNVPDGLKYTKTHEWYKVDNGIATVGITDYAQSQMTDIVYVDLPEVGDKKKVGDVLLTIESVKSAEDVYSPLTGEITEVNQELTKHPENINKDPYGNWLVKMKVEKEGEYLTAEQYRKLIQ; from the coding sequence ATGACCAACGTTCCTGATGGTTTGAAATACACAAAGACGCACGAGTGGTACAAGGTTGATAACGGTATTGCGACTGTAGGAATAACAGATTATGCTCAGTCTCAGATGACTGATATAGTTTATGTCGATCTTCCTGAGGTGGGCGATAAGAAGAAGGTTGGTGATGTACTTCTTACAATAGAATCCGTAAAATCAGCAGAAGATGTTTACTCTCCCCTAACGGGGGAGATCACTGAGGTGAATCAGGAATTAACCAAGCATCCAGAAAATATAAACAAGGACCCCTATGGAAACTGGCTCGTTAAGATGAAAGTCGAGAAGGAGGGGGAATACCTAACTGCTGAACAGTACAGGAAATTGATTCAATGA
- a CDS encoding phosphoglycolate phosphatase, giving the protein MIKLVAIDVDGTLTDKDRLISTRAIEFIRKAEKKGIIVSLLSGNVIPVVYALKVFIGINGPVFGENGGVMFDNDGSITKFFSNEKTNSFLDEMSKKTSMRSIFTNKWREASTGFDIDGKDVDYVKAEAEKRGLVVFYSGYSWHLMNKGEDKGFAVKILKEKYGLNYEEILVVGDSNNDMPMFELPVFKACPANATDNVKKASDFVSSYSYGEEIGEVFSHFNLL; this is encoded by the coding sequence GTGATAAAGTTAGTTGCTATTGATGTTGATGGCACTCTTACTGACAAGGATCGCTTGATATCCACAAGAGCAATAGAATTTATTAGGAAGGCAGAGAAAAAAGGCATCATAGTATCGCTGCTTAGCGGTAACGTTATTCCGGTTGTATACGCCCTTAAAGTTTTCATAGGGATAAACGGCCCTGTTTTCGGAGAGAATGGCGGTGTAATGTTCGATAATGATGGAAGCATAACAAAGTTCTTCAGTAATGAAAAGACAAATTCATTCTTAGATGAAATGTCAAAGAAAACATCGATGAGATCTATTTTTACTAATAAGTGGCGTGAGGCATCAACTGGCTTCGATATAGACGGCAAGGATGTGGATTACGTCAAAGCAGAGGCAGAGAAGAGAGGTTTAGTTGTATTTTACAGCGGCTATTCATGGCACCTAATGAATAAAGGAGAAGACAAAGGGTTTGCTGTAAAGATACTCAAGGAAAAGTATGGATTAAATTATGAAGAGATACTAGTGGTTGGAGATTCTAACAACGATATGCCCATGTTTGAACTTCCGGTTTTTAAGGCCTGCCCTGCAAACGCCACAGATAATGTGAAAAAAGCAAGCGACTTTGTATCTTCATATTCCTATGGCGAAGAAATAGGTGAAGTATTCTCACACTTCAACCTATTATGA
- a CDS encoding FecCD family ABC transporter permease, producing MVFSDARVMGSRIGKSLTGYLSIILLAFVSLISLGIGSVNVPLKNTAEIIWDQIPFLNALHYFSVPYTQYAIITQLREPQIVGGIIVGSTLAVGGTVVQSIFRNPITEPYIIGISSGAALGAVMTIALSLNFLGYYTLETNAFVFSIITVVIVYLLSFRHGRAPPTFLLLIGISLSFFASSIVSFLIFTNVNLAGSEYFWLLGSLQTLNWQEISMLIPISLLTSIAIFFMRNELDALQMGDEHAHSIGVNVERSKAMLIALVTLSTSAVVSVSGLIGFVGLIMPHISRIIFGGSNKYVIPSSALFGAIFLILANDLTKVVVHGEVVPIGIITGIIGVPFFIYLLSRMAKGSYIQ from the coding sequence GTGGTCTTTTCTGATGCCAGGGTCATGGGTTCACGAATAGGCAAGTCATTGACAGGCTATCTGTCAATTATACTTCTTGCTTTCGTTTCCCTCATTTCGCTTGGCATTGGAAGCGTCAATGTGCCCTTAAAGAACACTGCTGAAATAATTTGGGATCAAATTCCATTTTTAAATGCATTGCACTATTTCAGTGTACCTTATACCCAGTATGCAATAATAACTCAGTTAAGAGAGCCCCAGATAGTTGGTGGCATAATAGTAGGATCCACTCTAGCCGTTGGTGGGACAGTTGTACAAAGCATATTCAGGAATCCAATTACAGAGCCGTATATTATAGGAATATCGAGTGGAGCCGCACTTGGGGCGGTAATGACAATAGCACTTTCGCTTAACTTCCTTGGCTATTATACTCTAGAGACCAATGCCTTTGTGTTCAGCATAATTACGGTTGTAATTGTCTACCTTTTGTCATTTAGACATGGAAGGGCCCCACCAACATTTTTGTTATTAATAGGCATATCACTGTCTTTCTTCGCGTCGTCCATCGTTTCGTTCTTAATATTTACTAACGTGAACCTAGCTGGCAGTGAGTATTTCTGGCTCCTTGGTTCTCTGCAAACGTTGAACTGGCAGGAGATTTCAATGCTGATCCCGATCTCCCTCTTGACGTCTATAGCTATCTTTTTTATGAGAAATGAGCTTGATGCTCTTCAAATGGGTGACGAGCATGCACATTCAATAGGCGTGAATGTAGAGAGATCTAAGGCTATGTTGATAGCCCTTGTGACTCTAAGCACGTCAGCAGTAGTTTCGGTCTCTGGCCTCATTGGATTTGTCGGATTAATAATGCCGCACATTTCCAGGATCATATTTGGAGGATCAAACAAATACGTCATACCGTCTTCTGCCCTATTTGGTGCTATTTTTCTTATATTGGCCAATGACCTTACAAAGGTGGTTGTTCATGGCGAAGTAGTGCCAATAGGCATAATAACTGGCATTATTGGAGTTCCTTTCTTTATTTACCTGCTTAGCAGAATGGCCAAGGGTTCTTATATTCAGTAA
- a CDS encoding ribonuclease P protein component 4 — protein sequence MITKKDVYRVANERLYYLFSLAFQTGDERYIDLMERIGRRMDITLPQDIKRMYCKKCKKPYKNVRVRLKKNVITVTCLECGDIRRFQINR from the coding sequence TTGATAACTAAAAAGGACGTATACAGGGTTGCAAACGAAAGGCTATACTATCTCTTTAGTTTGGCCTTTCAAACTGGCGACGAAAGGTACATAGATTTAATGGAGAGGATAGGCCGCAGAATGGATATAACTTTGCCACAGGATATCAAGAGGATGTACTGTAAAAAATGCAAGAAGCCGTACAAAAATGTAAGAGTTAGACTGAAGAAAAATGTTATTACAGTTACCTGCCTAGAATGCGGAGATATTAGACGATTTCAAATTAATCGCTGA
- a CDS encoding ABC transporter substrate-binding protein: MKGATKIAVAVIIVIAIVATSAYYYEHGIGKGNQAAIYLPGQKLPFTHPLTRIVSLLPSITTNLYALGAEKDIVGISTYTTYPKNISLKIPIVGQLDSVNYEELLNVSPQAVITIPSYYPQNVINKIVDMGIPVIEVGQNNFTQIEQQIFELGNITGTEGNASAIVNWMANSLAYLHTDANMLSNGTEKTVFYLLSTEGGYWTAGNETFINDFFRIADLRNIANETGYYTIPSSLIVKEDPEVVILDQYVNVDVMNSPPMNQVAAYKDMAYYTIFDDNYFNQPDFRSVYAVQWLIDEVYNTTVNIPAFPIPLSDNPAPSAF, translated from the coding sequence ATGAAAGGTGCAACTAAAATCGCTGTGGCCGTAATAATTGTAATAGCAATTGTCGCTACGTCTGCATACTACTACGAACACGGTATTGGTAAAGGAAACCAGGCTGCTATTTATCTTCCAGGCCAAAAGCTGCCGTTTACGCATCCCTTGACGCGTATTGTTTCGCTTCTTCCAAGCATAACAACAAATCTTTATGCCCTTGGCGCCGAAAAAGACATAGTTGGGATAAGCACATACACTACGTATCCTAAAAACATAAGCCTTAAGATACCAATTGTTGGGCAGCTTGACAGTGTCAACTACGAGGAGTTGTTGAACGTTTCGCCTCAGGCGGTAATAACCATACCATCTTATTATCCACAAAATGTGATAAATAAGATCGTAGATATGGGCATACCTGTAATAGAAGTCGGTCAGAACAATTTCACTCAGATAGAACAGCAGATATTTGAACTAGGCAACATTACAGGAACTGAAGGTAATGCGTCTGCAATAGTAAACTGGATGGCAAACAGCCTGGCATATCTCCATACAGACGCCAACATGCTTTCGAACGGAACAGAAAAGACGGTGTTTTACCTTCTAAGTACCGAAGGTGGCTACTGGACTGCTGGAAACGAGACCTTTATAAATGACTTCTTCAGGATCGCAGATCTACGGAACATAGCGAATGAAACAGGATACTATACGATACCCTCATCATTAATAGTGAAAGAAGATCCGGAGGTAGTCATACTAGACCAGTACGTGAACGTTGACGTAATGAACTCTCCGCCGATGAACCAGGTAGCTGCGTATAAGGACATGGCATACTACACTATTTTCGACGATAACTATTTCAACCAGCCGGACTTCAGATCTGTTTACGCAGTACAATGGCTAATAGATGAGGTATATAATACTACGGTAAATATACCTGCATTTCCAATCCCGCTGTCAGATAATCCAGCTCCAAGCGCATTCTAA
- a CDS encoding SAM-dependent methyltransferase has product MTGDRRDEYYWKAKKEQLRSRAAFKLEFLLDRYRVVRKGDAVIEIGSSPGGWTQVLNSLARKIISIDLQEMEEIAGVRFIRCDIFKETIFDDIDRALREEGIEKVDDVVSDAMAKVSGIPSRDHAVSYQIGQRVMEIAVRYLRNGGNVLLKQFQGDMTNDFIAIWRKNFSSYKISKPPASRGSSSEIYIMFFGFKAP; this is encoded by the coding sequence ATGACCGGAGATAGAAGGGACGAATACTATTGGAAGGCTAAAAAAGAACAGCTTCGTAGCCGTGCTGCTTTTAAATTAGAGTTTCTTCTTGATAGATACCGAGTTGTTAGGAAAGGGGACGCAGTAATAGAAATAGGCTCGTCTCCAGGAGGATGGACACAGGTCCTAAACAGCTTGGCAAGAAAAATTATATCAATAGATTTGCAGGAAATGGAAGAGATTGCAGGTGTCCGCTTCATACGTTGCGATATATTCAAGGAAACCATATTCGATGATATTGATAGGGCATTGCGTGAAGAAGGCATAGAAAAGGTTGACGATGTTGTATCGGATGCTATGGCAAAAGTTAGCGGGATACCATCGAGAGATCATGCAGTTTCTTACCAAATAGGCCAGAGAGTGATGGAAATAGCTGTTAGATACCTAAGGAATGGTGGAAACGTTCTATTAAAGCAATTTCAAGGCGATATGACCAATGATTTTATAGCGATCTGGAGAAAAAACTTTTCATCGTACAAGATCAGTAAGCCACCAGCATCAAGGGGCTCATCAAGCGAAATATACATAATGTTTTTTGGCTTTAAAGCTCCTTAA
- the csx1 gene encoding CRISPR-associated CARF protein Csx1 — MKILFAPIGDPKNYDEVKYRIDGKDYPSNASFKVIKEALNMDETIVYAGLSLCTNSNYNDYVSCSNYISNLVKDKLQLNDESVIVAPNIYGDKFTQPDGKNTLYFDFIYYNTLKILENEKPDEIYIDITHGINYMPLLATDAIRLATYTYLLGRNSIDLAIFNSEPVIKGYSGPYNIANVYSERLYVRQALLSVLMPFLSNENKNNITNKVLKGINNCNSDLIYSNANALFSGIFPFVLLSRREIEQCIKSVERKIKILDYNNFGIEFNTSHKPVYKDTMPIELSYLHSLLYIIEKIIGNMPDSSCVKISDIKDLAKRFSTSETISKLVESEIDSIEKLQNISDKPQLLAVIKHSQSSPKSICQADKRNLLAHGGFEQNVVYLWRENGEICVNYCDCIENVRNHLK; from the coding sequence ATGAAGATACTCTTTGCTCCAATAGGAGATCCTAAAAACTATGACGAAGTAAAATATAGAATAGATGGAAAAGATTACCCATCTAATGCTAGTTTTAAGGTAATTAAAGAAGCCCTTAATATGGATGAGACAATAGTATATGCTGGGCTTAGCTTATGCACTAACTCAAATTATAATGACTACGTTAGTTGTTCAAATTATATTTCAAACCTTGTTAAAGATAAGTTGCAATTAAATGATGAGAGTGTTATAGTAGCCCCCAATATTTATGGAGATAAATTTACTCAGCCTGATGGAAAAAATACACTTTACTTTGACTTTATCTATTATAATACTCTTAAGATTCTTGAAAATGAGAAGCCAGATGAAATATATATTGACATTACTCATGGAATAAATTATATGCCTTTGCTTGCGACAGATGCTATAAGATTAGCAACTTATACTTACTTGCTAGGAAGGAATTCCATAGACTTAGCAATTTTCAACTCCGAACCCGTAATTAAAGGGTATTCCGGTCCATATAACATTGCCAATGTATATTCAGAGAGACTGTACGTTAGACAAGCCTTACTCTCAGTTCTAATGCCCTTTCTATCTAATGAAAATAAGAATAATATCACAAATAAAGTTTTAAAGGGGATAAATAACTGCAACTCTGATTTAATTTACTCTAATGCTAATGCCTTGTTTTCTGGCATATTTCCATTTGTACTACTTTCTAGAAGAGAAATCGAACAATGTATAAAGAGCGTTGAAAGAAAGATAAAAATCTTGGATTATAATAATTTCGGAATTGAGTTCAATACTAGCCATAAACCAGTATATAAAGATACAATGCCTATAGAATTAAGCTATTTACATTCATTATTATATATCATAGAAAAAATAATTGGTAACATGCCAGACAGTTCTTGTGTTAAAATTAGCGATATCAAAGATCTAGCAAAAAGATTCTCTACATCAGAAACTATATCAAAGCTTGTTGAGAGCGAAATTGATAGTATAGAAAAACTTCAAAATATTAGTGATAAACCTCAACTTCTTGCAGTCATTAAACATTCTCAAAGTTCTCCAAAATCTATTTGCCAAGCTGATAAAAGAAATCTCTTAGCTCACGGAGGTTTTGAACAAAAC
- a CDS encoding transcriptional regulator, whose amino-acid sequence MEDRREALISKLMNMLVENGFSVSGTGFQPVATFDIVARRDVERYILKVLYNIDTLKQSTAYQLIKLAKLLRATAAIIGERTGNGQLEDGVVYYRHGVPISSVNTFESYLNGERPYIYSGPGGFYVRINGELLRERRNELNLSIGNISSYLGVSRRSVSLYENGSAATIDIFIRLRNILKADIVDHIDLFRINSTEINFEEKISDEYIARIIWLLQKYGLDTRPIFKVPFDIVAKDSDEISLIAALIGDAPEPERVRILKKISDVFEDDAFLVSKSNTYRESIGGCAVLTISDLESIEDKDALIGKIEKRAK is encoded by the coding sequence GTGGAAGATCGAAGGGAGGCTCTCATTTCCAAACTTATGAATATGCTGGTGGAAAATGGGTTCTCTGTTTCAGGAACAGGGTTTCAGCCTGTCGCAACTTTCGATATAGTTGCCAGAAGAGACGTTGAAAGGTATATACTCAAGGTGCTTTATAATATAGATACACTTAAACAGTCAACTGCCTATCAGCTCATTAAGCTTGCTAAACTGCTGCGTGCAACAGCTGCAATAATTGGTGAAAGAACAGGAAATGGACAACTAGAAGATGGGGTTGTCTACTATAGGCATGGAGTTCCTATATCGTCTGTAAATACATTCGAATCTTACCTCAATGGTGAAAGGCCGTACATATATTCAGGCCCTGGCGGATTCTATGTGAGAATAAATGGAGAATTGCTTAGGGAGAGGAGAAACGAACTTAACCTCTCTATAGGCAACATATCATCCTACTTGGGCGTATCAAGACGGTCTGTTTCGCTATATGAAAATGGTTCTGCGGCCACGATAGACATATTCATAAGATTACGTAATATTTTAAAGGCCGACATTGTAGATCACATTGATCTGTTTAGAATAAACTCAACCGAGATAAACTTTGAAGAAAAAATCTCAGATGAGTATATAGCTAGGATAATATGGCTTCTTCAGAAGTATGGCCTTGATACAAGACCCATATTCAAGGTTCCATTTGACATAGTTGCCAAAGATTCTGACGAGATTTCCCTTATTGCAGCGTTAATAGGTGATGCTCCAGAACCTGAGAGGGTGAGGATACTAAAAAAAATAAGCGATGTCTTCGAAGACGATGCTTTCTTAGTCAGCAAGAGCAATACGTATAGGGAGAGCATAGGTGGCTGTGCGGTGTTGACTATTTCTGACCTCGAATCAATTGAGGACAAGGATGCGCTTATAGGTAAAATAGAGAAGAGAGCAAAATGA
- a CDS encoding adenylosuccinate synthase, which yields MSVNYSEDNNRTAVVVGLQFGDEGKGKITDFLSESYDVVVRFNGGTNAGHTVVVGNETYKFHLLPSGSLRTKVVVLGSGMVIDPQSLISEIEIVKKNNSNLAVVVSSNAHVVTKIHKYLDVEEEKIRSSMVIGTTAQGIGPTYEDKYARSGLRMIDLLDYKTIIEKLDIIYRMHENLLSRSEFSDPSVRENLAKELYSYGQELKKYMYYTDILINKLYNEGRTILFEGAQGVLLDPDFGFYPYVTSSNTISASSYTGTGFSMRKIKKVIGVAKAYVSKVGAGPFPTELNDDLAKKIRDAGGEYGTTTGRPRRVGWLDVPLLKYAVQIDDVDEIALTKVDTLGILHTIKVCYSYELDGKQIDYIPKHISEVSRVKPLYEEFEGWGDLSSSLLHPKMRKWEIPQQLRRYIDFIEEQIGRPVTIISSGKDRSKTVRIER from the coding sequence ATGTCCGTGAATTATTCGGAAGATAACAATAGGACTGCGGTTGTTGTAGGGCTTCAGTTCGGAGATGAAGGTAAAGGAAAAATAACGGATTTCCTCAGCGAATCATATGATGTCGTAGTAAGGTTTAACGGTGGTACTAACGCGGGGCATACAGTCGTTGTTGGTAACGAAACTTACAAATTCCATCTCCTCCCATCGGGTTCATTGAGAACAAAAGTTGTCGTTTTAGGTAGTGGAATGGTGATCGATCCACAGTCCTTAATTTCAGAGATAGAGATAGTTAAAAAGAATAATTCAAATCTTGCCGTGGTGGTTAGCTCTAACGCGCATGTAGTAACAAAAATACACAAATACCTCGATGTAGAAGAAGAAAAAATTAGATCTAGCATGGTGATTGGAACTACCGCACAAGGGATAGGGCCAACATACGAAGATAAATACGCAAGGAGCGGACTTAGAATGATAGATCTTTTAGATTACAAGACGATAATCGAAAAATTAGACATAATTTATAGAATGCATGAAAATTTACTTTCAAGGTCAGAATTTTCAGATCCCTCTGTGAGAGAGAACTTAGCAAAGGAACTGTACAGTTATGGCCAGGAGTTAAAAAAATACATGTATTACACAGATATACTGATAAACAAGCTATACAACGAGGGTAGAACGATACTATTTGAAGGTGCGCAGGGAGTATTACTTGATCCAGATTTCGGTTTCTATCCTTACGTTACATCATCGAACACGATCAGTGCATCCTCTTATACTGGAACTGGTTTCTCTATGAGAAAGATAAAAAAAGTAATAGGTGTAGCAAAAGCCTATGTCTCAAAGGTAGGTGCAGGTCCGTTTCCCACTGAATTAAACGATGATTTGGCGAAAAAGATAAGGGATGCTGGAGGGGAATACGGCACAACAACAGGAAGGCCAAGGAGAGTTGGATGGCTTGATGTCCCCCTGTTGAAATATGCTGTGCAGATAGATGACGTTGATGAGATAGCTCTAACCAAGGTAGACACGCTTGGTATCCTTCACACAATAAAGGTTTGCTACTCATATGAACTTGATGGCAAGCAGATAGACTATATCCCTAAACATATATCAGAAGTATCTCGTGTGAAACCACTTTATGAGGAATTTGAAGGGTGGGGCGATCTATCTTCAAGCTTGTTACATCCTAAGATGAGAAAATGGGAGATACCACAGCAACTAAGGAGATACATAGATTTTATAGAAGAACAGATTGGGAGGCCAGTAACAATAATATCTTCAGGAAAAGACAGGAGTAAAACTGTAAGGATAGAGAGATGA
- a CDS encoding dephospho-CoA kinase, translated as MIIVTGMPGAGKDEFVKVARSLGFMDLHMGNTVREYASRNGIPDDDKEIGNFAASERKKFGMDIWARRTAEKIESDELTVIDGVRNKEEMDYFSKFSKSIYVVAIFANRKTRLERILKRDRPDDIRSMEGLIERDNRELSWGIGNVIALADYMIVNDESLEIFYERSRKLLFDHFLIRA; from the coding sequence ATGATAATAGTTACAGGCATGCCTGGTGCAGGCAAGGATGAATTTGTGAAGGTTGCACGTTCACTTGGGTTTATGGATCTTCATATGGGTAATACGGTTAGAGAGTATGCCAGTAGGAACGGCATACCGGATGATGACAAAGAAATAGGGAATTTTGCCGCATCAGAAAGAAAAAAATTTGGTATGGACATATGGGCGAGGAGGACTGCGGAGAAGATAGAGAGCGATGAACTTACAGTGATAGACGGCGTAAGGAATAAAGAAGAAATGGACTATTTTTCCAAATTTTCCAAATCGATCTATGTGGTTGCCATATTTGCAAACAGAAAAACTAGGCTGGAGCGCATACTTAAGAGGGATAGGCCAGATGATATAAGGTCGATGGAGGGCCTCATAGAGAGGGATAACAGAGAGCTGTCGTGGGGTATAGGGAACGTAATAGCATTGGCGGACTATATGATTGTTAACGACGAATCCCTGGAGATATTTTATGAAAGATCAAGGAAATTGCTATTCGATCATTTTCTAATCAGAGCTTAG
- a CDS encoding peroxiredoxin, translating to MSPKVNEKAPDFEAPDTALKMRKLSEFRGQNVVLAFFPGAFTSVCTKEMCTFRDSMANFNKFKAKVIGISVDSPFSLAEFAKKNNLTFDLLSDSNREISKKYDVLHQNFAGVPGLTASKRSVFIIDGDGIVRYAWVSDDPGKEPDYKAIQEFLSKMN from the coding sequence ATGTCTCCAAAAGTAAATGAAAAAGCACCAGATTTTGAAGCACCGGACACTGCGCTAAAAATGAGGAAACTCTCTGAATTCCGTGGTCAGAATGTTGTTCTTGCTTTCTTTCCAGGCGCCTTCACGAGCGTGTGTACAAAGGAAATGTGTACGTTTAGGGATTCTATGGCTAACTTTAATAAGTTTAAGGCTAAGGTTATCGGTATAAGCGTGGATTCGCCTTTTTCCCTAGCCGAATTTGCTAAGAAGAACAATCTAACCTTCGATCTGTTGAGCGATTCAAACAGGGAAATATCAAAGAAATACGATGTGCTGCACCAGAACTTCGCAGGCGTGCCTGGCCTTACAGCTTCAAAGAGATCCGTCTTCATAATAGACGGTGACGGAATAGTAAGGTACGCGTGGGTCAGTGACGACCCGGGGAAAGAACCGGACTATAAAGCCATCCAGGAATTCCTTTCAAAGATGAACTGA
- a CDS encoding MqnA/MqnD/SBP family protein, with amino-acid sequence MRIMVAHTPDPDDAFMFYGMFEGKIRTSNQYEQVIKDIETLNKESKEGKYEVTAISANGYVQVRDLYKLTRSGASFGISYGPIVVARNEIDLSKSRMGVPGFMTSSYLLYRMFGPEAKEYVEIKFDEIPDAILTGKVDAGILIHDEQLTFQKRGLKEVFDIYSAWKSYAGNLPIPLGFNAIRKDLDEDTVNKFLYDFERSIRYAMAHEEEAVKYAMKYARYTDLDLERRFVRMYVNELSIDFGDTGRKALELYYNRAAGKGLIPPFKPEIV; translated from the coding sequence ATGCGAATAATGGTTGCACATACACCTGATCCGGACGATGCATTCATGTTCTATGGAATGTTTGAAGGCAAAATAAGGACATCAAATCAGTACGAGCAAGTGATAAAGGATATAGAGACGCTCAACAAGGAATCAAAAGAAGGCAAATATGAGGTCACTGCAATTTCAGCCAACGGCTACGTACAAGTACGCGATTTGTACAAGCTCACCAGGTCGGGTGCAAGCTTTGGTATAAGTTACGGTCCCATTGTTGTTGCAAGGAATGAAATTGATCTTTCAAAATCAAGGATGGGCGTGCCTGGATTTATGACGTCATCATACCTTCTCTACCGCATGTTCGGCCCTGAGGCAAAAGAATACGTCGAAATAAAGTTCGATGAAATACCAGATGCCATACTAACTGGCAAGGTAGACGCCGGAATACTGATACACGATGAGCAGCTCACTTTCCAAAAGCGCGGCCTTAAAGAAGTATTTGACATTTACAGTGCTTGGAAATCGTATGCGGGTAACCTTCCTATACCCCTTGGGTTTAATGCCATAAGGAAGGATCTTGATGAAGATACTGTAAATAAATTTCTATATGACTTCGAACGGTCTATCCGTTATGCAATGGCCCATGAGGAGGAAGCCGTAAAATACGCCATGAAGTATGCAAGATACACTGATCTTGATCTCGAGAGGAGATTTGTAAGGATGTATGTTAACGAACTTTCTATTGACTTTGGTGATACGGGGAGGAAGGCCCTTGAACTTTACTATAATAGGGCTGCTGGAAAGGGGCTCATCCCTCCCTTCAAGCCAGAGATCGTTTAG